A genome region from Alphaproteobacteria bacterium includes the following:
- a CDS encoding DUF3592 domain-containing protein, whose protein sequence is MGARIFMAIFALPFIGVGIWAVYSISSTLLEAHAMQSWAPVQARVISGGVEEHPDSDGATTYSAHAEYKYSFDGREYTGARVGIDTMSDNIGHAHEERGRELAAAAQEGRSIEVYVDPAAPYSSVIYRDIRWGLIGFKAVFAVAFGGGGIALLAASRNMRLRRRDSRNPVYDTQPWLANQDWQTAEVRSTARGALYFAWIFAVIWNAISAPMPFMVYGEVTEKQNYGALIGLLFPLVGIGLLVWAVRRTLEWRRFGASPVTLDPFPAAIGGQAGGTFELPVPFDSSHQFRVTLSAVHSFESGSGKNRSRREKMHWEQSVIGYAEPGLYGTRVQFRFDIPDGLPPSDAAKLDDDYDLWRLSLQADLPGADIDRDYEIPAYPGTAKSRIGDRAAAAIATATKTAAENDVRARITLIGDDMFYPMGRNALSCLIGITVGAVFAGIGVFLFIREDAWFGGAIFGGVGALVFTGCVYAIANSLTVKRDSMGGGVETVRRLFGIPVKSRYAAIDDIVSLHSDSSSAGQKNGRQVKYYRIYGKLKSGGDITLGESFEGEAEAEAAIAFIREKLGLRL, encoded by the coding sequence GTGGGCGCACGCATTTTCATGGCGATCTTCGCCCTGCCGTTTATCGGCGTGGGCATCTGGGCGGTCTATTCGATTTCATCGACTCTGCTGGAAGCGCATGCCATGCAAAGCTGGGCGCCCGTGCAGGCGCGCGTGATATCGGGCGGGGTGGAGGAACACCCCGACAGCGACGGCGCCACCACCTACAGCGCGCATGCGGAATACAAATACAGCTTTGACGGGCGTGAATATACTGGCGCGCGGGTTGGCATCGACACGATGTCCGACAATATTGGCCATGCGCATGAGGAGCGCGGGCGCGAGCTGGCTGCCGCCGCGCAGGAAGGCCGCAGCATCGAAGTTTATGTCGATCCCGCCGCGCCCTATAGCTCGGTCATCTACCGCGATATCCGCTGGGGGCTGATCGGGTTCAAGGCTGTTTTCGCGGTCGCCTTCGGCGGTGGCGGGATTGCTCTGCTGGCGGCATCCCGCAATATGCGCCTGCGCCGCCGCGACAGCCGCAACCCGGTCTATGACACGCAGCCGTGGCTGGCGAACCAGGACTGGCAGACGGCGGAGGTGCGGTCGACCGCGCGCGGCGCGCTTTATTTCGCATGGATTTTCGCCGTCATCTGGAACGCGATTTCCGCGCCCATGCCGTTCATGGTCTATGGCGAGGTGACGGAAAAGCAGAATTACGGCGCGCTGATCGGCCTTTTGTTCCCGCTGGTCGGCATCGGCCTTCTGGTATGGGCGGTCCGCCGCACGCTAGAATGGCGGCGCTTTGGCGCATCGCCGGTCACGCTCGACCCCTTCCCTGCCGCGATCGGCGGGCAGGCGGGCGGCACGTTCGAGCTGCCGGTGCCGTTCGATTCATCGCACCAGTTCCGTGTCACCCTGTCGGCCGTCCACAGTTTCGAAAGCGGTTCGGGCAAGAACCGTTCCCGCCGCGAAAAGATGCACTGGGAGCAAAGCGTGATCGGCTATGCCGAGCCCGGGCTGTACGGCACGCGCGTGCAGTTCCGCTTCGACATCCCTGATGGCCTGCCGCCGTCGGATGCCGCAAAGCTGGACGACGACTATGATTTGTGGCGGCTGAGTTTGCAGGCCGACCTGCCGGGCGCCGATATCGATCGCGACTACGAAATTCCGGCCTATCCCGGCACGGCGAAGTCGCGCATCGGCGACCGCGCGGCGGCGGCAATAGCAACAGCCACGAAAACGGCGGCGGAAAACGACGTGCGCGCCCGCATCACCCTGATCGGCGATGACATGTTTTACCCGATGGGCCGCAACGCGCTGTCCTGCCTGATCGGGATCACGGTCGGCGCGGTGTTTGCCGGTATCGGCGTATTTTTGTTCATCAGGGAAGACGCGTGGTTCGGCGGCGCGATTTTCGGCGGCGTGGGCGCGCTGGTGTTCACCGGCTGCGTCTATGCGATTGCCAATTCGCTGACCGTGAAACGCGACAGCATGGGCGGGGGCGTGGAAACCGTGCGCCGCCTGTTCGGCATCCCCGTCAAATCGCGCTATGCCGCCATCGATGACATCGTGTCGCTGCACAGCGACAGCAGCAGCGCGGGACAGAAAAACGGCCGGCAGGTCAAATATTACCGCATCTATGGCAAGCTGAAATCAGGCGGCGACATCACCCTTGGCGAAAGTTTCGAGGGCGAGGCGGAAGCAGAAGCCGCGATCGCCTTTATCCGCGAGAAACTGGGCCTGCGCCTGTAA
- a CDS encoding cation:proton antiporter: protein MHNFSQLLIVLGMAGLTVPFLHRLKITPVLGYLLCGVLLAPNGPLAWIEREVAGAAADAAGTITMPEDALQKFAELGIVFLMFMIGLKLSINELWERRRDVIGIGGAQVVATSAFIFAFARFFGNGVEVSILMAACLSFSSTAVVMQLLEEKKSDGTATGKLCFSILLMQDLMVVPVLAMVSAFATNEGDDLLLPIIKALVIGVCAIALIFVIGMRLLPPLLRIVKPHRRREWLMSFVLFIVIGAAMLTEHAGLSAALGAFLAGLLLAETEYRKDVEDIVAPVKGLLMGVFFLSVGLGVDLHEVAEDIGWLLASVIGIGVAKAAILFALARGFGVQKRAAAETAVMLGQCGEFAFVILTLALAEGVIPRGDAQFFMLVTALSMFMTPFVTALAPKLGKFLKR from the coding sequence ATGCATAATTTTTCCCAGCTATTGATCGTCCTTGGCATGGCCGGGCTGACCGTGCCGTTCCTTCACCGGCTGAAGATCACGCCCGTGCTGGGATACCTGCTGTGCGGCGTGCTGCTTGCCCCGAACGGGCCGCTGGCATGGATCGAACGCGAGGTCGCGGGCGCAGCCGCCGACGCCGCCGGCACCATCACAATGCCCGAAGACGCGCTGCAAAAATTCGCCGAGCTGGGCATTGTGTTCCTGATGTTCATGATCGGCCTGAAACTGTCGATCAACGAATTGTGGGAACGCCGGCGCGACGTGATCGGTATCGGCGGCGCGCAGGTGGTGGCGACATCCGCCTTTATTTTTGCCTTCGCCCGTTTTTTCGGCAACGGGGTGGAGGTATCGATATTGATGGCGGCCTGCCTGTCGTTTTCATCGACCGCCGTCGTCATGCAGCTGCTGGAGGAGAAAAAAAGCGACGGCACGGCCACGGGAAAGCTGTGTTTTTCCATCCTGCTGATGCAGGATTTGATGGTCGTGCCGGTGCTGGCGATGGTATCGGCCTTCGCCACCAACGAAGGCGACGACCTGCTGCTGCCGATCATCAAGGCGCTTGTCATCGGCGTTTGCGCAATTGCCTTGATTTTCGTGATCGGCATGCGGCTGCTGCCGCCCTTGCTGCGCATCGTGAAGCCGCATCGCCGGCGCGAATGGCTGATGTCGTTCGTGCTGTTCATCGTGATCGGCGCCGCCATGCTGACCGAACATGCCGGATTATCGGCCGCGCTGGGCGCGTTCCTGGCGGGGCTGCTGCTCGCCGAAACCGAATACCGCAAGGATGTGGAGGACATCGTGGCGCCCGTGAAGGGATTGCTGATGGGCGTGTTTTTCCTGTCGGTCGGGCTTGGCGTCGATCTGCATGAAGTGGCCGAAGATATCGGCTGGCTGCTGGCATCCGTCATCGGCATCGGCGTTGCGAAGGCGGCGATATTGTTCGCGCTGGCGCGCGGATTTGGCGTGCAAAAACGCGCCGCCGCCGAAACCGCCGTGATGCTGGGCCAATGCGGCGAATTCGCCTTCGTCATCCTGACGCTGGCGCTGGCGGAGGGCGTGATCCCCAGGGGCGACGCGCAGTTCTTCATGCTGGTCACGGCGCTGTCGATGTTCATGACACCCTTCGTGACCGCGCTGGCGCCGAAACTCGGGAAATTCCTGAAGCGTTAG
- a CDS encoding rRNA pseudouridine synthase, which yields MSTEDQKPERIAKRLARAGVCSRRDAERLILEGRVTLNGQILASPAQNVTDADRIEVDGNPVGEKEPTRLWRYHKPKGLVTTHKDEQGRRTIFESLPEDLPRVISVGRLDLNSEGLILLTNNGALTRHLELPATGWTRKYRVRAFGEMTDAKIARLLNGVTVDGVQYGKIKATVEREQGDNVWIEMVLTEGKNREIRRVLEFLGLTVNRLIRTSYGPFTLGNMAEGTVEEVSKKTIEETLGGKFL from the coding sequence ATGAGCACCGAAGACCAAAAACCTGAACGTATCGCCAAGCGCCTTGCCCGCGCGGGCGTCTGCTCGCGACGCGATGCGGAACGGCTGATTTTGGAAGGCCGCGTCACGCTGAACGGCCAGATTCTGGCAAGCCCCGCGCAAAACGTGACCGATGCCGACCGGATCGAGGTCGATGGCAACCCGGTCGGCGAAAAAGAACCCACGCGCCTGTGGCGTTACCATAAGCCGAAAGGGCTGGTGACGACGCATAAGGACGAACAGGGCCGCCGCACCATTTTCGAAAGCCTGCCCGAAGACCTGCCGCGCGTGATTTCCGTCGGGCGGCTCGATTTGAATTCGGAGGGGCTGATACTGCTCACCAATAACGGCGCGCTGACGCGCCACCTTGAATTGCCGGCGACCGGCTGGACGCGCAAATACCGCGTGCGGGCGTTTGGCGAAATGACGGATGCGAAAATCGCGCGGTTGCTGAACGGTGTCACGGTCGATGGCGTGCAATACGGCAAGATCAAGGCCACGGTCGAGCGCGAACAGGGCGACAACGTCTGGATCGAAATGGTGCTGACCGAAGGCAAGAACCGCGAAATCCGCCGCGTGCTGGAATTCCTCGGCCTGACCGTCAACCGGCTGATCCGCACATCATACGGCCCGTTCACGCTTGGCAATATGGCCGAAGGCACGGTCGAGGAAGTGTCGAAAAAAACGATCGAGGAAACGCTTGGCGGAAAATTTTTGTAA
- a CDS encoding bacterioferritin, giving the protein MSPAITVNQDEVLKVLNKILEAELAGVVRYMHYSLMIFGHNRIPIVSWLRSQATESMDHAQQAGELITHFGGHPSLGIGPLLESHKHDVSDILRESLEHEKATLAHYHELLKLVEGKSVLLEEYARDLIRQEELHTGDVDKMLRRPGELREVAKS; this is encoded by the coding sequence ATGTCGCCTGCCATTACCGTCAATCAGGACGAAGTCCTGAAGGTCCTCAACAAAATCCTCGAGGCCGAGCTTGCGGGCGTTGTGCGCTATATGCACTACTCGCTGATGATTTTCGGGCATAACCGTATTCCGATCGTGTCGTGGCTGCGCAGCCAGGCGACGGAATCGATGGACCATGCGCAGCAGGCGGGCGAGCTGATTACCCATTTCGGCGGCCACCCCTCGCTCGGCATTGGGCCTTTGCTGGAATCGCACAAGCATGATGTCAGCGACATCCTGCGCGAGTCGCTGGAACATGAAAAAGCGACGCTGGCGCATTACCACGAATTGCTGAAATTGGTCGAAGGCAAATCCGTGCTTCTCGAAGAATACGCGCGCGACCTGATCCGTCAGGAAGAACTGCACACCGGCGACGTCGATAAAATGCTCCGCCGCCCGGGCGAACTGCGCGAAGTCGCAAAGTCGTAA
- a CDS encoding exodeoxyribonuclease VII large subunit, with product MPPVPPAPGAPAANAPPEFTVSELSNKLKRVIEGEFSFVRVRGEISKVTVAKSGHLYSALKDDGAVIDAICWKGTLSKLGIKPEEGMDVVCTGRLTTYPGRSNYQLIIETMELAGQGALLKMLEDRKKKLAAEGLFDDARKKKIPFLPNVIGVVTSPTGAVIRDIMHRLNERFPRRVLLWPVIVQGAGAAQAVAQAIAGFNSIPEGSPDRPDVIIVARGGGSLEDLMPFNDEIVVRAAAASKIPLISAVGHETDTTLIDYASDLRAPTPTAAAEKAVPVRVELQGFVMERQQRMFVSLQRLAQRHALQLQGLGRGLGDPKRLLEHASQKLDHLGQRLDNGLVSWLERKSARVKELAAKISPRPLLQKVSDAQRHIRNFAERLTNTENKILHDRAKHLKNLSAMLESLSFERVLERGYAVVYDENRNIVSTASDAAKKEKLVIRFKDGETEVGK from the coding sequence CTGCCGCCGGTGCCGCCCGCACCCGGCGCACCAGCCGCCAATGCGCCGCCCGAATTCACGGTCAGCGAACTTTCCAACAAACTGAAGCGTGTGATCGAGGGGGAATTTTCCTTCGTGCGCGTGCGCGGCGAAATTTCAAAGGTCACGGTTGCGAAATCCGGCCACCTGTATTCCGCCCTGAAAGACGATGGTGCGGTGATCGACGCGATCTGCTGGAAAGGCACGCTGTCGAAACTGGGCATCAAGCCGGAAGAAGGCATGGATGTGGTTTGCACCGGACGGCTGACCACCTATCCCGGCCGATCGAATTACCAGCTGATCATCGAGACGATGGAGCTGGCAGGGCAAGGCGCGCTTTTGAAAATGCTGGAGGACCGCAAGAAGAAACTGGCGGCCGAAGGATTGTTCGATGATGCGCGGAAAAAGAAAATCCCGTTTTTGCCCAACGTCATCGGCGTGGTGACATCGCCCACGGGCGCGGTCATCCGTGATATCATGCACCGGTTGAACGAGCGTTTCCCGCGCCGCGTATTATTGTGGCCGGTGATCGTGCAGGGCGCGGGCGCGGCGCAGGCGGTGGCGCAGGCGATTGCCGGATTTAACAGCATCCCCGAAGGATCACCCGACCGCCCCGATGTGATTATCGTGGCGCGCGGCGGCGGGTCGCTGGAGGACCTGATGCCGTTCAACGATGAAATCGTGGTGCGCGCGGCAGCGGCCAGCAAAATTCCGCTGATTTCCGCCGTCGGCCATGAAACCGACACCACGCTGATCGATTACGCATCCGACCTGCGCGCCCCCACGCCGACCGCCGCCGCAGAAAAGGCCGTGCCGGTGCGCGTCGAACTGCAAGGTTTCGTCATGGAGCGGCAGCAGCGCATGTTTGTATCGCTGCAAAGACTGGCACAACGCCACGCCTTGCAATTGCAGGGGCTGGGGCGCGGGCTTGGCGACCCGAAACGCTTGCTGGAACATGCGTCGCAGAAACTTGACCATCTGGGACAGCGGCTCGACAACGGCCTTGTGTCGTGGCTGGAGCGCAAATCGGCGCGCGTGAAGGAACTGGCGGCCAAAATATCACCGCGCCCGCTGCTGCAAAAAGTCAGCGATGCGCAGCGGCATATCAGGAACTTTGCCGAACGCCTGACGAATACCGAGAACAAGATTCTGCATGACCGTGCCAAGCACCTGAAAAACCTGTCGGCGATGCTGGAAAGCCTGTCCTTCGAGCGCGTGCTGGAACGCGGCTATGCCGTGGTCTATGACGAAAACCGTAATATCGTCAGCACGGCATCGGATGCCGCGAAAAAAGAAAAGCTCGTCATCCGTTTCAAGGATGGCGAAACGGAAGTCGGAAAATAA
- a CDS encoding nucleoside deaminase encodes MDAQNKYMIEAISEAKAAAARGEIPVGAVLVNGLTGEVVARSGNQTETWRDPTAHAEMLVLQEGGKIFDAPRLPDCDLYVSLEPCAMCAAAISFARIRRLYFGAYDPKGGGVDHGGKFYGQPTCHHAPEVYGGIHEQECATILKDFFKDRR; translated from the coding sequence ATGGACGCACAAAACAAATACATGATTGAAGCAATTTCCGAAGCCAAAGCGGCGGCGGCACGGGGTGAAATTCCCGTCGGCGCGGTGCTGGTGAACGGGCTGACGGGCGAGGTTGTGGCGCGGTCGGGCAACCAGACCGAAACATGGCGCGACCCGACCGCCCATGCGGAAATGCTGGTGCTGCAGGAAGGCGGCAAGATTTTCGACGCCCCGCGCCTGCCCGATTGCGATTTGTATGTCAGTCTTGAACCCTGCGCGATGTGCGCCGCCGCGATATCCTTCGCCCGTATCCGCCGGCTTTATTTCGGGGCGTATGATCCCAAAGGCGGCGGTGTCGATCACGGCGGCAAATTCTATGGCCAGCCCACCTGCCACCACGCGCCGGAAGTCTATGGCGGCATCCACGAGCAGGAATGCGCCACGATTTTGAAGGACTTTTTTAAAGACCGGCGCTAG
- a CDS encoding enoyl-CoA hydratase, with translation MSDHVTTTVDDGILTIRMNRPEKKNALTGEMYQAMADALNDAEKNPAVRAVVITGVKNSFTAGNDIEDFINNPPDEKNSAVLNFLKAISEAKLPVVAAVNGTAIGIGVTMLLHCDFVYVADSAVMAMPFVDLGLVPEAAASLLLPKVAGLQRASELLMLGEPFTPAAAKEMGIATAVLPAEDVEKTALKTAKKLAAKPRDALRQTKSLLRRDFESVSDRIAAEAKIFKQALASDDAKEALTAFREKRKPKFK, from the coding sequence ATGTCCGATCACGTGACCACGACGGTCGATGATGGCATTTTGACCATCCGCATGAACCGTCCGGAAAAGAAAAACGCGCTGACCGGCGAGATGTATCAGGCGATGGCCGACGCCCTGAATGACGCGGAGAAAAATCCCGCCGTGCGCGCGGTCGTCATCACCGGCGTGAAAAATTCCTTCACCGCCGGCAACGACATCGAGGATTTCATCAACAACCCGCCCGACGAAAAAAACAGCGCCGTGCTGAATTTCCTGAAGGCGATATCGGAAGCAAAGCTGCCCGTTGTCGCCGCCGTCAACGGCACGGCGATCGGCATTGGCGTGACGATGCTGCTGCATTGCGATTTCGTTTATGTGGCGGATAGCGCCGTGATGGCGATGCCGTTTGTGGATCTCGGCCTTGTCCCCGAGGCCGCCGCCAGTTTGCTGCTGCCGAAGGTCGCGGGATTGCAGCGCGCATCGGAACTGCTGATGCTGGGCGAACCCTTCACGCCCGCCGCCGCCAAGGAAATGGGCATCGCAACCGCTGTCCTGCCCGCCGAAGACGTCGAAAAGACCGCCCTGAAAACCGCGAAAAAACTGGCCGCGAAACCGCGCGACGCGCTGCGCCAGACAAAATCCCTGCTGCGCCGCGATTTTGAATCCGTGTCCGACCGCATCGCAGCGGAGGCGAAAATTTTCAAGCAGGCATTGGCATCGGACGACGCGAAAGAGGCGCTGACCGCCTTCCGCGAAAAGCGCAAACCTAAATTCAAGTAA
- a CDS encoding cation:proton antiporter: MAADHIDTLTSIALVTTAALLCGLALIRLRQPAIVGYILAGVALGPTGLKLVSNTETVQVLAELGVIMLLFLIGMELSLRSFKSVYKTALSVAALQIVAALAVFYGIGHFLEWTTERIVVFAFATALSSTAVAIKILEETDELRTPVGRTTVSVLIAQDLAVIPMLLIIGAFGSGQGGMMGAQATTAAIAVKLAIAIGILIAVSLFLSKRDRVELPMSGWIMSRHEVIPLAALAFCFTWATLSGLIGLSTAYGAFLAGLIIGNSNVRATMHKAAEPIQTILLMVFFLSIGLLINLDYIFANWKNVLLVLAIVTFLKTIVNVGILHLLGEPWRRAFHAGVVMGQMGEFSFIIVAGGVTAKIITPEGYDLMISVIALSLLISPMWLAVARRLHDMAIRKLGVNILTPAQDE; the protein is encoded by the coding sequence ATGGCCGCTGATCATATCGACACCCTGACATCCATCGCGCTTGTGACCACCGCAGCATTGCTGTGCGGACTTGCGCTGATCCGCCTGCGCCAGCCTGCCATCGTGGGCTACATTCTGGCTGGTGTGGCGCTGGGGCCCACGGGGCTGAAGCTGGTATCGAATACCGAAACCGTGCAGGTGCTGGCGGAGCTGGGCGTGATCATGCTGCTGTTCCTGATCGGCATGGAGCTCAGCTTGCGCAGTTTCAAGTCGGTTTATAAAACCGCGCTGTCGGTGGCCGCCTTGCAGATCGTCGCAGCGCTGGCCGTATTTTACGGCATCGGGCATTTCCTTGAATGGACGACGGAACGCATTGTTGTTTTCGCCTTCGCGACCGCCCTGTCATCGACGGCGGTCGCCATTAAAATTCTGGAGGAAACGGACGAGCTGCGCACGCCGGTCGGCCGCACGACCGTTTCCGTGCTGATCGCGCAGGATCTGGCCGTCATCCCCATGCTGCTGATCATCGGCGCGTTTGGCAGCGGTCAGGGCGGCATGATGGGCGCGCAGGCGACCACCGCCGCGATTGCCGTGAAGCTGGCGATTGCTATCGGCATCCTGATCGCGGTCAGCCTGTTCCTGTCGAAACGCGACCGCGTGGAATTGCCGATGTCCGGCTGGATCATGTCGCGGCACGAAGTCATCCCCCTCGCCGCGCTGGCGTTCTGTTTTACATGGGCGACCCTGTCCGGCCTGATCGGCCTTTCGACCGCTTACGGCGCATTTTTGGCGGGGCTTATCATCGGGAATTCCAACGTGCGCGCGACGATGCACAAGGCTGCGGAGCCGATCCAGACAATATTGCTGATGGTGTTTTTCCTGTCGATCGGGCTGCTGATTAACCTTGATTACATTTTCGCGAACTGGAAAAACGTGCTGCTTGTGCTGGCCATCGTCACCTTCCTCAAAACCATCGTCAATGTGGGCATCCTGCATTTGCTGGGCGAGCCGTGGCGGCGCGCGTTTCATGCGGGTGTCGTCATGGGTCAGATGGGGGAGTTTTCATTCATCATCGTGGCAGGTGGCGTTACTGCCAAAATCATCACGCCCGAAGGATACGACCTGATGATTTCCGTCATCGCCCTGTCGCTGCTCATCAGCCCCATGTGGCTGGCCGTCGCCCGCCGCCTGCACGACATGGCGATCCGGAAACTGGGCGTGAATATCCTGACGCCGGCGCAGGATGAATAA
- a CDS encoding M14 family metallocarboxypeptidase: MTDGIKPWGAAEKEAWFASQKIQRSYQTDVVDRLTALPPENFALEQYGALSHDPQRYPLYVVKSKPWDDANPTILITGGVHGYEDSGITGALRFLEEEAAQYADKVNFVVYPCISPLGYEINHRWNRKAEDPNRHFFAGGTAEESRQLMASVESLKLHFRAAVDLHETNYRDIGITAERRARDGQKFEAGDDYIPDGFYLVVPSQADVALGHEVIEAVRKVTPIAIEPEILGYKSDKGVIVIDDVNTLLQDFARQHADVGMTTEIYPDKATRKEAEDAQIATIKAVIAHSLKNPAPK, translated from the coding sequence ATGACAGACGGCATCAAGCCCTGGGGCGCGGCGGAAAAAGAAGCATGGTTCGCCAGTCAGAAAATCCAGCGGTCATACCAGACGGATGTTGTGGATCGCCTGACCGCGCTGCCGCCGGAAAATTTCGCGCTCGAACAATATGGCGCGCTGTCGCATGATCCGCAGCGCTATCCGCTCTACGTAGTGAAATCGAAACCTTGGGACGATGCCAACCCCACCATCCTGATCACGGGCGGCGTGCATGGCTATGAAGACAGCGGCATCACCGGCGCGCTGCGTTTCCTCGAGGAAGAAGCGGCGCAATACGCCGATAAAGTCAATTTCGTCGTCTATCCCTGCATCAGCCCGCTCGGCTACGAAATCAACCACCGCTGGAACCGCAAGGCGGAAGATCCGAACCGCCATTTCTTCGCAGGCGGCACGGCGGAGGAATCGCGGCAGCTGATGGCGTCGGTTGAATCGCTGAAGCTGCATTTCCGCGCCGCCGTCGATCTGCATGAAACCAATTACCGCGATATCGGCATCACGGCGGAGCGCCGCGCGCGCGACGGGCAGAAATTTGAAGCGGGCGATGATTACATCCCCGACGGTTTCTATCTTGTTGTGCCGTCACAGGCCGATGTCGCGCTGGGGCACGAGGTGATCGAGGCCGTGCGCAAGGTGACGCCCATCGCAATCGAGCCCGAAATTCTGGGCTATAAAAGCGACAAGGGCGTGATCGTGATCGACGATGTGAATACGCTGCTGCAGGATTTTGCGCGCCAGCACGCCGATGTCGGCATGACGACCGAAATTTACCCCGACAAGGCGACCAGGAAAGAGGCCGAAGACGCGCAGATCGCCACGATCAAGGCGGTCATTGCACATAGCCTGAAAAATCCGGCACCAAAATAG
- a CDS encoding alpha/beta fold hydrolase: protein MATMNDKNKKIAKTFAAYALTTTALLGGGFALQSGVNALQREPAAVTQTVQAAEAQTPATMDIASVPRGDGHPVLVIPGFFGNDLHMTELQHTIRDHGYTVYGWEAGMNMGPSKSKADQLEKHLQKIYEENGNRPVSIVGYSLGGVYARELARRHPELVANVITLGAPFGQRDSGGNVDERVAHVQEFYGTQNTDPRIAPPVPTTSLFSTNDWVAGWREALNTGGKQQENIRITGGHVAMPFSDNAAAIILDRLAQKTVNWQPMQKPAAQPLRPPGA, encoded by the coding sequence TTGGCCACCATGAACGACAAGAACAAGAAAATCGCAAAAACATTCGCCGCCTATGCGCTGACCACCACGGCGCTGCTGGGCGGCGGTTTCGCATTGCAAAGCGGCGTAAACGCGCTGCAGCGCGAACCGGCGGCGGTGACGCAAACCGTGCAGGCGGCCGAAGCGCAAACGCCCGCGACGATGGATATCGCATCGGTGCCGCGCGGCGACGGGCATCCCGTTCTGGTCATCCCCGGCTTTTTCGGCAACGATTTGCACATGACCGAATTGCAGCACACGATCCGCGATCACGGCTATACGGTCTATGGCTGGGAAGCGGGCATGAATATGGGCCCCAGCAAATCAAAGGCAGACCAGCTGGAAAAACACCTGCAGAAAATCTACGAAGAAAACGGCAACCGCCCCGTTTCCATCGTCGGCTACAGCCTGGGCGGCGTTTATGCGCGCGAACTGGCGCGTCGCCATCCCGAACTGGTCGCGAACGTCATCACCCTTGGCGCGCCGTTCGGCCAGCGCGATTCCGGCGGCAATGTCGATGAACGCGTGGCGCATGTGCAGGAATTTTACGGCACGCAAAACACCGACCCCCGTATCGCGCCGCCCGTGCCCACCACATCGCTGTTTTCCACCAATGACTGGGTCGCCGGCTGGCGCGAAGCCCTGAACACCGGCGGCAAGCAGCAGGAAAATATCCGCATCACCGGCGGCCATGTGGCGATGCCCTTCAGCGACAACGCCGCCGCCATCATCCTCGACCGCCTTGCGCAAAAAACCGTCAACTGGCAACCTATGCAGAAGCCGGCCGCGCAGCCCCTCCGCCCGCCCGGCGCATAA
- a CDS encoding prephenate dehydrogenase/arogenate dehydrogenase family protein, whose amino-acid sequence MKIAIVGRGVFGTFLAQELAAHAEITDDADIVLIAVPVSAVGDVAQKHAGKHLVNLCSVQAKPNDACLAHSKRVSGIHPMFGPQSPVTNRSCVVTLECAETAAVVDLFKKIGCEIVTHDNNGKQITGKMHDEMMRKTHLPVLMFGELAALIAEQAKDVPDNCLPTSFKRLKALAEQMKDMSPGTVESIRSNL is encoded by the coding sequence ATGAAAATAGCAATTGTCGGCCGCGGCGTCTTCGGCACTTTTCTGGCGCAGGAACTGGCCGCACATGCGGAAATTACCGACGATGCCGATATTGTCCTGATCGCCGTGCCGGTATCGGCGGTCGGCGACGTCGCGCAGAAACACGCGGGCAAGCATCTGGTCAATTTATGCTCCGTGCAGGCAAAGCCGAACGATGCCTGTCTTGCGCACAGCAAACGCGTTTCGGGCATTCACCCCATGTTCGGCCCGCAAAGCCCGGTCACGAACAGGTCATGCGTCGTGACGCTGGAATGCGCTGAAACCGCGGCGGTGGTCGACCTGTTCAAAAAAATCGGCTGCGAGATCGTGACGCATGACAACAACGGCAAGCAGATCACCGGAAAAATGCACGATGAAATGATGCGGAAAACCCATCTGCCCGTGCTGATGTTCGGCGAGCTGGCGGCGCTGATCGCGGAACAGGCCAAGGATGTGCCGGACAACTGCCTGCCGACATCTTTCAAGCGGCTGAAGGCATTGGCCGAGCAGATGAAGGATATGTCGCCCGGCACGGTCGAAAGCATCCGCAGTAATCTGTAA